Proteins from a genomic interval of Undibacterium parvum:
- a CDS encoding outer membrane protein assembly factor BamE, with protein MRLLFSKKSHHTLSALLGLSLVAFLSGCTTKSPLLKDAPAVTTETDGTQVIAPTGLNKLFGYVSPYRMTIQQGNFVSQEMVSQLKNGMTREQVRFLLGTALLTDMFHEDRWDYPFRLLKTDGELVTSRVTVFFKNNTVERFEGGNLPTEKDYLAHITSSAIGMKAATSPDIEAPKKK; from the coding sequence ATGCGATTGTTGTTTTCTAAGAAATCCCACCACACGCTAAGCGCATTGCTTGGCCTTAGCTTGGTTGCTTTTTTATCTGGCTGCACCACGAAAAGCCCCTTGCTGAAGGATGCACCGGCAGTTACTACCGAGACGGATGGCACTCAAGTGATCGCTCCTACGGGCTTAAATAAACTGTTTGGCTACGTTTCTCCCTATCGTATGACGATACAGCAGGGAAACTTTGTATCTCAAGAAATGGTATCTCAACTCAAGAACGGTATGACACGCGAGCAAGTGCGCTTCCTGCTTGGTACTGCTTTATTGACCGATATGTTTCATGAAGACAGATGGGATTATCCATTCCGTTTGCTGAAAACCGACGGTGAACTGGTGACTAGCCGTGTCACCGTCTTCTTTAAAAATAATACCGTGGAACGCTTTGAGGGCGGCAATCTGCCGACCGAAAAAGACTATCTGGCACACATTACCAGTTCGGCTATAGGCATGAAGGCGGCAACTTCTCCAGACATCGAAGCTCCCAAGAAAAAATAA
- the dapB gene encoding 4-hydroxy-tetrahydrodipicolinate reductase, translating into MTVLKIAVAGASGRMGKMLVESIAEAQDTVLAGALDIPESAFLGSDAGATLGKPAGVLISSDFSIALADADYLIDFTRPEGTLKHLEYCAEHGIKMIIGTTGFDEAGKAAIAAAAEKTAIVFAPNMSVGVNVTLKLLEMAAKSFSHGYDIEIVEAHHRHKIDAPSGTALKMGEVIADTLGRDLNEVGVFSRVGVTGERDPSSIGFATIRGGDIVGDHTVLFAGIGERVEISHKSSSRVTYAHGSLRAARFLADKKTGLYDMYDVLGLN; encoded by the coding sequence ATGACGGTATTAAAAATTGCAGTGGCTGGCGCATCAGGCCGCATGGGGAAGATGTTAGTAGAGAGCATCGCTGAAGCGCAAGACACAGTTTTGGCCGGGGCTTTGGATATACCTGAGTCAGCATTTCTTGGTAGTGATGCCGGCGCGACCTTGGGCAAACCAGCAGGGGTTTTGATTTCCTCAGATTTCTCTATTGCCTTGGCTGATGCTGACTATCTGATTGACTTTACCCGCCCGGAAGGCACACTCAAACATCTGGAATATTGTGCCGAACATGGTATTAAGATGATCATAGGCACGACTGGTTTTGATGAGGCAGGCAAGGCGGCGATTGCTGCAGCGGCAGAAAAAACCGCGATCGTATTTGCTCCGAATATGAGCGTGGGCGTGAATGTCACCTTAAAGCTCTTGGAAATGGCAGCGAAAAGTTTTTCACACGGCTACGATATTGAGATAGTCGAGGCGCATCATCGCCATAAAATTGACGCGCCTTCTGGTACTGCCTTGAAGATGGGTGAAGTCATCGCTGATACTTTAGGTCGCGATTTAAATGAAGTAGGGGTGTTTTCACGGGTGGGTGTTACCGGTGAGCGCGATCCTTCTTCTATCGGTTTTGCAACCATACGTGGTGGCGATATCGTTGGTGACCATACGGTTTTGTTTGCCGGTATCGGTGAACGAGTTGAAATCTCGCATAAATCATCTAGTCGCGTCACATATGCACATGGCAGTTTGCGTGCGGCTCGTTTTCTGGCGGATAAAAAGACCGGTCTTTACGATATGTATGATGTGCTTGGTTTAAATTAA
- a CDS encoding MotA/TolQ/ExbB proton channel family protein: MSAALTQYWTQVDGFSHLLSYVLLLMSLLSWTTILAKAWSFRQIRAAAVNLPAFWKSPSNQDALALLSASDTEDVFAGLARQALAAADPVGRSGALNAKAEISDVLTQALRQELNRVSVKLESGLSPLASIGATAPFVGLLGTVWGIYHALSSVAGSGIVQIDQLARPVGEALIMTALGLIVAIPAVLAYNAFNRINRITFAELDAFAYDLHAYLSKAE; this comes from the coding sequence ATGTCCGCTGCGCTCACTCAGTATTGGACACAAGTGGATGGCTTTAGTCATTTACTCAGCTATGTTTTGCTGCTGATGTCTCTTTTGAGTTGGACCACGATTCTTGCTAAGGCCTGGTCGTTCAGGCAGATTCGTGCGGCTGCTGTGAATTTACCTGCATTTTGGAAGTCTCCAAGCAATCAAGATGCGCTGGCCTTGCTCAGTGCAAGTGATACGGAAGATGTGTTCGCCGGTTTGGCGCGGCAAGCCTTAGCTGCCGCTGATCCAGTAGGGCGCAGTGGCGCATTAAATGCCAAGGCCGAGATTTCTGATGTCTTGACTCAGGCTCTGCGGCAAGAGCTCAATCGGGTCAGCGTCAAGCTAGAGTCTGGTTTGAGCCCTTTGGCGTCGATAGGTGCGACCGCGCCCTTTGTCGGTTTGCTGGGAACGGTCTGGGGCATCTATCACGCCCTGAGTTCGGTCGCTGGTTCTGGAATTGTACAGATAGATCAATTGGCCAGGCCGGTCGGTGAGGCCTTGATCATGACTGCACTTGGCTTGATCGTGGCGATTCCAGCGGTCTTGGCGTATAACGCCTTTAACCGGATTAATCGAATTACGTTTGCCGAATTGGATGCGTTTGCCTACGATTTACATGCCTATTTGAGTAAGGCAGAGTAG
- a CDS encoding ExbD/TolR family protein, translating to MAFGKFNSSSERSPLPSMSEINVTPMVDVMLVLLVIFILAAPLLMHSIPVDLPKVQAKATGQAADSTTLSIDDKGNLHWNAEVIKMSELDAKLSALSKRMPQAQLLLRADQTTQYALIAQVMAAAQTQGISKIGFITESNISPNSAKSFLK from the coding sequence ATGGCTTTTGGTAAATTTAATTCAAGCTCTGAGCGCAGCCCTTTACCGAGTATGTCTGAGATTAACGTGACACCCATGGTAGATGTGATGCTGGTGTTGCTAGTGATCTTTATTCTCGCAGCCCCCTTGCTAATGCATTCCATACCAGTAGATTTGCCTAAGGTGCAGGCAAAGGCAACTGGGCAAGCGGCGGATTCGACCACGCTTTCCATCGATGACAAGGGCAATTTGCATTGGAATGCAGAAGTGATAAAAATGTCCGAACTTGATGCGAAATTGTCTGCCTTATCTAAGCGTATGCCGCAAGCTCAATTACTCCTGCGCGCCGATCAAACTACCCAATACGCTCTCATTGCACAAGTGATGGCTGCGGCACAGACGCAAGGAATAAGTAAAATCGGTTTCATCACAGAGAGCAATATTAGTCCCAATTCTGCCAAATCCTTCCTAAAATAG
- the leuS gene encoding leucine--tRNA ligase — protein MQEKYTPSEVEQSAQTHWKKIDAYTTVENDTRFPKGKYYACSMLPYPSGKLHMGHVRNYTINDMLARQLRMQGYNVLMPMGWDAFGLPAENAAIAYKKSPAAWTYENIADMKSQMQPLGLAFDWTREVATCDPDYYRWNQWLFLKMLEKGIAYKKTQVVNWDPVDHTVLANEQVIDGRGWRSGALVEKREIPGYYFGITQYADELLDSIDDLDGWPDQVRTMQRNWIGKSEGVRFAFPHQITDASGTLLQDGKMYVFTTRPDTIMGVTFCAVAAEHPIATVAAQNNPALAAFIEVCKAGGTTEAEMATKEKEGMPTGLFVIHPLTGEQVEVWVGNYVLMTYGDGAVMGVPAHDERDFAFAKKYQIAIKQVVAVEGEAFTTDAWADSYGDKQRGVTVNSGKYDGLAYKAAVDAVAADLAEKQIGEKKTTWRLRDWGISRQRYWGTPIPIIHCESCGDVPVPYADLPVVLPTECIPDGSGNPLKTHAAFLNVPCPKCGKPAQRETDTMDTFVDSSWYFMRYTCPDAVTMVDERNDYWMGDAGMDQYIGGVEHAVLHLLYARFWTKAMRDMGLVKISEPFKNLFTQGMLLNESYYREEASGKKIWFYPNEIEVQYDEKSRPVAAILKSDGQPVQMGGIEKMSKSKNNVVEPKDIIEQFGADTARLFTMFAGPPDQSAAWNNSGVEGAARYLRRLWATALKLSATVASGAGASIAPDTYAADVKSLRREVHLTLKQIDADYERLQYNTVVSGAMKLLNAIEAFKPEGEGHAAVLRESFSILLRALYPVCPHITHALWVELALAAEFGEIIDAPWPQVDEAALVQNEIELMIQVNGKLRGSVKVAKDADKGTIEAAALAVESVQKFLDGPPKKVIIVPGKLVNIVA, from the coding sequence ATGCAAGAAAAATATACCCCATCTGAAGTCGAGCAATCAGCACAGACGCATTGGAAGAAAATCGATGCTTACACAACGGTAGAGAACGATACGCGTTTTCCCAAAGGTAAGTACTACGCTTGCTCTATGCTGCCTTACCCTTCAGGTAAATTGCACATGGGCCATGTGCGTAATTACACGATTAATGACATGCTGGCGCGCCAGTTACGGATGCAAGGCTATAACGTCTTGATGCCTATGGGCTGGGACGCCTTTGGTTTGCCTGCCGAAAACGCAGCAATTGCGTATAAAAAATCTCCGGCGGCGTGGACTTACGAAAATATAGCAGACATGAAGTCGCAAATGCAGCCCTTAGGCCTGGCATTTGACTGGACCCGTGAAGTGGCAACCTGTGATCCTGATTATTATCGTTGGAATCAATGGCTGTTCCTGAAGATGCTGGAAAAAGGCATTGCGTATAAAAAAACCCAGGTCGTCAATTGGGATCCGGTTGATCACACTGTGTTGGCGAACGAGCAGGTGATCGATGGTCGCGGCTGGCGCTCCGGTGCTTTAGTTGAGAAACGCGAGATTCCTGGCTATTACTTCGGCATTACCCAATATGCCGATGAATTGCTTGATAGCATAGACGATCTGGATGGCTGGCCCGATCAAGTGCGCACCATGCAGCGTAACTGGATAGGTAAGAGCGAAGGGGTACGCTTTGCTTTCCCGCATCAGATTACAGATGCTTCCGGCACGCTGCTGCAAGACGGCAAGATGTATGTGTTCACAACGCGCCCAGACACCATTATGGGCGTGACTTTTTGCGCAGTGGCAGCTGAGCATCCGATTGCGACAGTCGCTGCACAAAATAATCCAGCGTTGGCGGCTTTCATCGAAGTCTGCAAAGCCGGCGGCACTACCGAAGCAGAGATGGCAACCAAGGAAAAGGAAGGCATGCCTACCGGCTTGTTCGTCATTCATCCGCTCACTGGTGAGCAGGTCGAGGTGTGGGTCGGCAATTACGTCTTGATGACATATGGCGATGGCGCAGTAATGGGTGTGCCGGCGCATGATGAGCGCGATTTTGCGTTTGCTAAAAAATATCAGATCGCCATCAAACAAGTGGTCGCAGTTGAAGGCGAAGCTTTCACTACAGATGCCTGGGCTGATTCCTATGGCGACAAACAGCGCGGTGTTACGGTTAATTCTGGTAAATATGATGGTCTCGCATACAAAGCTGCAGTCGATGCGGTGGCCGCCGATCTGGCAGAAAAGCAAATCGGTGAAAAGAAAACTACCTGGCGTCTGCGTGACTGGGGTATTTCCCGCCAGCGTTACTGGGGCACGCCTATCCCTATTATTCATTGTGAATCTTGCGGTGATGTGCCAGTGCCTTACGCTGACTTGCCGGTCGTTTTGCCGACCGAATGTATTCCTGATGGATCTGGTAATCCATTAAAAACCCATGCAGCATTTTTGAATGTGCCATGTCCAAAATGTGGCAAACCAGCGCAACGCGAAACCGACACCATGGATACGTTTGTCGATTCCAGCTGGTATTTTATGCGCTATACCTGCCCGGACGCGGTGACTATGGTCGATGAACGCAACGACTATTGGATGGGTGATGCCGGTATGGATCAGTACATCGGTGGCGTTGAGCATGCGGTCTTGCATTTGTTGTATGCGCGTTTCTGGACTAAGGCTATGCGCGACATGGGTCTGGTGAAAATCTCCGAGCCGTTCAAGAACTTATTCACGCAAGGGATGCTGCTGAACGAATCTTATTATCGTGAAGAAGCTAGCGGCAAGAAGATCTGGTTCTACCCGAATGAAATCGAAGTGCAGTACGACGAGAAAAGTCGTCCGGTTGCCGCCATCCTGAAAAGCGATGGTCAGCCTGTGCAAATGGGCGGCATAGAGAAGATGTCGAAGTCCAAGAACAATGTAGTCGAACCGAAGGATATTATCGAGCAATTCGGCGCTGATACGGCACGTTTGTTTACCATGTTTGCCGGCCCTCCGGATCAAAGTGCAGCTTGGAATAATAGTGGGGTAGAAGGTGCTGCGCGTTACCTGCGTCGCCTGTGGGCAACTGCTTTGAAATTGTCGGCAACGGTTGCCAGCGGTGCTGGCGCTAGTATCGCGCCCGATACCTATGCCGCGGACGTCAAGAGCCTGCGCCGCGAAGTGCATCTGACTTTAAAACAGATCGATGCCGATTACGAGCGTTTGCAATACAATACGGTCGTTTCCGGCGCGATGAAGTTACTCAACGCAATAGAGGCCTTCAAGCCTGAAGGTGAAGGGCATGCGGCAGTGCTGCGTGAGTCCTTCAGTATCCTGTTGCGTGCACTGTATCCGGTGTGTCCGCATATCACGCATGCGCTCTGGGTCGAGCTAGCTCTGGCGGCAGAATTTGGCGAAATCATTGATGCGCCATGGCCGCAAGTCGATGAGGCGGCTTTGGTTCAGAATGAAATAGAGCTGATGATACAAGTCAATGGCAAGTTGCGCGGTAGCGTCAAGGTCGCCAAAGATGCAGACAAGGGGACGATAGAGGCAGCTGCGCTGGCGGTTGAAAGCGTACAGAAATTCCTCGATGGTCCACCGAAAAAGGTGATCATCGTGCCAGGCAAACTAGTCAATATCGTCGCCTGA